The Epinephelus lanceolatus isolate andai-2023 chromosome 11, ASM4190304v1, whole genome shotgun sequence genome window below encodes:
- the picalma gene encoding phosphatidylinositol binding clathrin assembly protein a isoform X12: MSGQSITDRITAAQHSVTGSAISKTVCKATTHEIMGPKKKHLDYLIQCTNEMNVNIPQLADTLFERTTNTSWVVVFKSLTATHHLMVYGNERFIQYLASRNTLFNLSNFLDKSGLQGYDMSTFIRRYSRYLNEKAVSYRQVAFDFTKVKRGSDGVMRTMNTEKLLKTIPIIQNQMDVLLDFNVNANELTNGVINAAFMLLFKDAIRLFAAYNEGIINLLEKYFDMKKVQCKEGLDIYKKFLTRMTRISEFLKVAEQVGIDRGDIPDLSQAPSSLLDALEQHLASLEGKKVKDSTAASRASTLSNAVSSLANTGISFTKVDEREKQAALEEEQSRLKALKRLKELQKNPAAATTDSSPVSTVGGTINSAPAIDLFSTPSSTNSTSKAANELLDLQPAFQQALPLSTTNTWGDSFCGPSLYNTTPLFQSEPPAVAGLFRGFTASPTPQQPQNSRGLNVDFDSVFGNNTNANNIESTVASSPSQGMTLNGQQSHKLVSNDLDSSLANLVGNLGIGNGTTKNDLHWSQPGEKKLTGGTNWQPKTAPSTTWNPATMAPSVMAFPTTTPTGMMAYAMPPHMGSMMMTQPTVMYTQPVMRPANPFGANPGAQMQFM, encoded by the exons aCTTGATTCAGTGCACAAATGAGATGAATGTGAACATCCCTCAGCTGGCTGACACACTGTTTGAGAGGACCACCAACACCAGCTGGGTGGTTGTCTTCAAGTCCCTCACCGCCACACACCATCTGATGGTTTACGGCAATGAG AGATTTATACAGTACCTGGCGTCAAGGAACACACTATTCAACCTCAGCAattttctggacaaaagtggcTTACAAG GCTATGATATGTCAACGTTCATAAGGAGATACAGCCGCTACCTGAATGAGAAGGCCGTGTCCTACAGACAAGTTGCTTTCGACTTCACTAAAGTGAAAAGAGG GTCTGATGGAGTGATGAGAACCATGAACACAGAGAAACTCCTCAAGACCATCCCTATCATCCAGAATCAGATGGATGTGTTACTTGATTTCAAT GTCAATGCCAATGAACTGACAAATGGTGTGATCAACGCAGCGTTCATGCTTCTGTTCAAAGATGCGATCCGACTGTTTGCAGCATACAATGAAGGAATAATCAACCTCCTGG AGAAATACTTTGACATGAAGAAAGTCCAGTGCAAAGAAGGCCTTGACATCTACAAGAAATTCCTTACGCGAATGACAAGAATCTCAGAGTTCCTCAAAGTTGCAGAG CAGGTCGGAATTGATCGAGGGGACATCCCAGATCTGTCTCAG GCCCCCAGTAGCCTGCTTGATGCCCTGGAGCAGCACTTGGCCTCTTTAGAGGGAAAGAAAGTCAAAGACTCCACAGCAGCCAGCAG GGCTAGCACCCTCTCCAATGCGGTCTCCTCCCTGGCCAACACAGGCATATCTTTCACCAAAGTGGACGAAAGGGAAAAACAGGCAGCCCTGGAGGAAGAGCAATCTCGCCTAAAAGCACTAAag CGTCTGAAAGAGCTCCAGAAGAATCCCGCTGCAGCGACCACAGACTCCTCCCCTGTCTCCACGGTGGGCGGGACCATCAACTCAGCACCTGCCATTGACCTCTTCTCCACCCCCAGCTCCACCAACAG CACCTCTAAGGCAGCCAATGAACTGCTGGACCTGCAGCCGGCTTTCCAGCAGGCGCTGCCTCTCTCCACCACCAACACATGGGGAG ACTCCTTCTGTGGGCCAAGCCTTTACAACACTACTCCACTCTTCCAATCTGAGCCCCCTGCTGTAGCTGGTCTATTCAGAG GGTTTACAGCCTCCCCAACTCCCCAGCAGCCACAGAACTCTCGAGGCCTTAACGTTGACTTTGACTCAGTATTTGGCAACAACACCAATGCCAACAACATAGAATCTACAG TGGCATCCTCACCCAGTCAGGGCATGACCCTGAACGGCCAACAGTCCCACAAACTGGTATCCAATGACCTGGACTCGTCGCTGGCCAATCTTGTCGGAA ATCTGGGAATTGGCAACGGCACAACAAAGAA TGATCTTCACTGGAGTCAGCCTGGCGAGAAGAAGCTGACAGGCGGAACCAACTGGCAACCCAAGACAGCTCCTTCTACCACCTGGAACCCTGCAACCATG GCACCATCTGTCATGGCCTTCCCCACAACCACACCGACAGGCATGATGGCATATGCAATG CCTCCCCACATGGGCTCCATGATGATGACACAGCCCACTGTGATGTATACCCAGCCTGTGATGAGGCCAGCCAACCCCTTTGGCGCCAATCCAGGTGCACAG aTGCAGTTTATGTAA
- the picalma gene encoding phosphatidylinositol binding clathrin assembly protein a isoform X14: protein MSGQSITDRITAAQHSVTGSAISKTVCKATTHEIMGPKKKHLDYLIQCTNEMNVNIPQLADTLFERTTNTSWVVVFKSLTATHHLMVYGNERFIQYLASRNTLFNLSNFLDKSGLQGYDMSTFIRRYSRYLNEKAVSYRQVAFDFTKVKRGSDGVMRTMNTEKLLKTIPIIQNQMDVLLDFNVNANELTNGVINAAFMLLFKDAIRLFAAYNEGIINLLEKYFDMKKVQCKEGLDIYKKFLTRMTRISEFLKVAEQVGIDRGDIPDLSQAPSSLLDALEQHLASLEGKKVKDSTAASRASTLSNAVSSLANTGISFTKVDEREKQAALEEEQSRLKALKEQRLKELQKNPAAATTDSSPVSTVGGTINSAPAIDLFSTPSSTNSTSKAANELLDLQPAFQQALPLSTTNTWGGFTASPTPQQPQNSRGLNVDFDSVFGNNTNANNIESTGGILKPTVASSPSQGMTLNGQQSHKLVSNDLDSSLANLVGNLGIGNGTTKNDLHWSQPGEKKLTGGTNWQPKTAPSTTWNPATMAPSVMAFPTTTPTGMMAYAMPPHMGSMMMTQPTVMYTQPVMRPANPFGANPGAQMQFM, encoded by the exons aCTTGATTCAGTGCACAAATGAGATGAATGTGAACATCCCTCAGCTGGCTGACACACTGTTTGAGAGGACCACCAACACCAGCTGGGTGGTTGTCTTCAAGTCCCTCACCGCCACACACCATCTGATGGTTTACGGCAATGAG AGATTTATACAGTACCTGGCGTCAAGGAACACACTATTCAACCTCAGCAattttctggacaaaagtggcTTACAAG GCTATGATATGTCAACGTTCATAAGGAGATACAGCCGCTACCTGAATGAGAAGGCCGTGTCCTACAGACAAGTTGCTTTCGACTTCACTAAAGTGAAAAGAGG GTCTGATGGAGTGATGAGAACCATGAACACAGAGAAACTCCTCAAGACCATCCCTATCATCCAGAATCAGATGGATGTGTTACTTGATTTCAAT GTCAATGCCAATGAACTGACAAATGGTGTGATCAACGCAGCGTTCATGCTTCTGTTCAAAGATGCGATCCGACTGTTTGCAGCATACAATGAAGGAATAATCAACCTCCTGG AGAAATACTTTGACATGAAGAAAGTCCAGTGCAAAGAAGGCCTTGACATCTACAAGAAATTCCTTACGCGAATGACAAGAATCTCAGAGTTCCTCAAAGTTGCAGAG CAGGTCGGAATTGATCGAGGGGACATCCCAGATCTGTCTCAG GCCCCCAGTAGCCTGCTTGATGCCCTGGAGCAGCACTTGGCCTCTTTAGAGGGAAAGAAAGTCAAAGACTCCACAGCAGCCAGCAG GGCTAGCACCCTCTCCAATGCGGTCTCCTCCCTGGCCAACACAGGCATATCTTTCACCAAAGTGGACGAAAGGGAAAAACAGGCAGCCCTGGAGGAAGAGCAATCTCGCCTAAAAGCACTAAag GAGCAGCGTCTGAAAGAGCTCCAGAAGAATCCCGCTGCAGCGACCACAGACTCCTCCCCTGTCTCCACGGTGGGCGGGACCATCAACTCAGCACCTGCCATTGACCTCTTCTCCACCCCCAGCTCCACCAACAG CACCTCTAAGGCAGCCAATGAACTGCTGGACCTGCAGCCGGCTTTCCAGCAGGCGCTGCCTCTCTCCACCACCAACACATGGGGAG GGTTTACAGCCTCCCCAACTCCCCAGCAGCCACAGAACTCTCGAGGCCTTAACGTTGACTTTGACTCAGTATTTGGCAACAACACCAATGCCAACAACATAGAATCTACAG GTGGCATCCTCAAACCCACAGTGGCATCCTCACCCAGTCAGGGCATGACCCTGAACGGCCAACAGTCCCACAAACTGGTATCCAATGACCTGGACTCGTCGCTGGCCAATCTTGTCGGAA ATCTGGGAATTGGCAACGGCACAACAAAGAA TGATCTTCACTGGAGTCAGCCTGGCGAGAAGAAGCTGACAGGCGGAACCAACTGGCAACCCAAGACAGCTCCTTCTACCACCTGGAACCCTGCAACCATG GCACCATCTGTCATGGCCTTCCCCACAACCACACCGACAGGCATGATGGCATATGCAATG CCTCCCCACATGGGCTCCATGATGATGACACAGCCCACTGTGATGTATACCCAGCCTGTGATGAGGCCAGCCAACCCCTTTGGCGCCAATCCAGGTGCACAG aTGCAGTTTATGTAA
- the picalma gene encoding phosphatidylinositol binding clathrin assembly protein a isoform X16, which translates to MSGQSITDRITAAQHSVTGSAISKTVCKATTHEIMGPKKKHLDYLIQCTNEMNVNIPQLADTLFERTTNTSWVVVFKSLTATHHLMVYGNERFIQYLASRNTLFNLSNFLDKSGLQGYDMSTFIRRYSRYLNEKAVSYRQVAFDFTKVKRGSDGVMRTMNTEKLLKTIPIIQNQMDVLLDFNVNANELTNGVINAAFMLLFKDAIRLFAAYNEGIINLLEKYFDMKKVQCKEGLDIYKKFLTRMTRISEFLKVAEQVGIDRGDIPDLSQAPSSLLDALEQHLASLEGKKVKDSTAASRASTLSNAVSSLANTGISFTKVDEREKQAALEEEQSRLKALKRLKELQKNPAAATTDSSPVSTVGGTINSAPAIDLFSTPSSTNSTSKAANELLDLQPAFQQALPLSTTNTWGGFTASPTPQQPQNSRGLNVDFDSVFGNNTNANNIESTVASSPSQGMTLNGQQSHKLVSNDLDSSLANLVGNLGIGNGTTKNDLHWSQPGEKKLTGGTNWQPKTAPSTTWNPATMAPSVMAFPTTTPTGMMAYAMPPHMGSMMMTQPTVMYTQPVMRPANPFGANPGAQMQFM; encoded by the exons aCTTGATTCAGTGCACAAATGAGATGAATGTGAACATCCCTCAGCTGGCTGACACACTGTTTGAGAGGACCACCAACACCAGCTGGGTGGTTGTCTTCAAGTCCCTCACCGCCACACACCATCTGATGGTTTACGGCAATGAG AGATTTATACAGTACCTGGCGTCAAGGAACACACTATTCAACCTCAGCAattttctggacaaaagtggcTTACAAG GCTATGATATGTCAACGTTCATAAGGAGATACAGCCGCTACCTGAATGAGAAGGCCGTGTCCTACAGACAAGTTGCTTTCGACTTCACTAAAGTGAAAAGAGG GTCTGATGGAGTGATGAGAACCATGAACACAGAGAAACTCCTCAAGACCATCCCTATCATCCAGAATCAGATGGATGTGTTACTTGATTTCAAT GTCAATGCCAATGAACTGACAAATGGTGTGATCAACGCAGCGTTCATGCTTCTGTTCAAAGATGCGATCCGACTGTTTGCAGCATACAATGAAGGAATAATCAACCTCCTGG AGAAATACTTTGACATGAAGAAAGTCCAGTGCAAAGAAGGCCTTGACATCTACAAGAAATTCCTTACGCGAATGACAAGAATCTCAGAGTTCCTCAAAGTTGCAGAG CAGGTCGGAATTGATCGAGGGGACATCCCAGATCTGTCTCAG GCCCCCAGTAGCCTGCTTGATGCCCTGGAGCAGCACTTGGCCTCTTTAGAGGGAAAGAAAGTCAAAGACTCCACAGCAGCCAGCAG GGCTAGCACCCTCTCCAATGCGGTCTCCTCCCTGGCCAACACAGGCATATCTTTCACCAAAGTGGACGAAAGGGAAAAACAGGCAGCCCTGGAGGAAGAGCAATCTCGCCTAAAAGCACTAAag CGTCTGAAAGAGCTCCAGAAGAATCCCGCTGCAGCGACCACAGACTCCTCCCCTGTCTCCACGGTGGGCGGGACCATCAACTCAGCACCTGCCATTGACCTCTTCTCCACCCCCAGCTCCACCAACAG CACCTCTAAGGCAGCCAATGAACTGCTGGACCTGCAGCCGGCTTTCCAGCAGGCGCTGCCTCTCTCCACCACCAACACATGGGGAG GGTTTACAGCCTCCCCAACTCCCCAGCAGCCACAGAACTCTCGAGGCCTTAACGTTGACTTTGACTCAGTATTTGGCAACAACACCAATGCCAACAACATAGAATCTACAG TGGCATCCTCACCCAGTCAGGGCATGACCCTGAACGGCCAACAGTCCCACAAACTGGTATCCAATGACCTGGACTCGTCGCTGGCCAATCTTGTCGGAA ATCTGGGAATTGGCAACGGCACAACAAAGAA TGATCTTCACTGGAGTCAGCCTGGCGAGAAGAAGCTGACAGGCGGAACCAACTGGCAACCCAAGACAGCTCCTTCTACCACCTGGAACCCTGCAACCATG GCACCATCTGTCATGGCCTTCCCCACAACCACACCGACAGGCATGATGGCATATGCAATG CCTCCCCACATGGGCTCCATGATGATGACACAGCCCACTGTGATGTATACCCAGCCTGTGATGAGGCCAGCCAACCCCTTTGGCGCCAATCCAGGTGCACAG aTGCAGTTTATGTAA
- the picalma gene encoding phosphatidylinositol binding clathrin assembly protein a isoform X15 codes for MSGQSITDRITAAQHSVTGSAISKTVCKATTHEIMGPKKKHLDYLIQCTNEMNVNIPQLADTLFERTTNTSWVVVFKSLTATHHLMVYGNERFIQYLASRNTLFNLSNFLDKSGLQGYDMSTFIRRYSRYLNEKAVSYRQVAFDFTKVKRGSDGVMRTMNTEKLLKTIPIIQNQMDVLLDFNVNANELTNGVINAAFMLLFKDAIRLFAAYNEGIINLLEKYFDMKKVQCKEGLDIYKKFLTRMTRISEFLKVAEQVGIDRGDIPDLSQAPSSLLDALEQHLASLEGKKVKDSTAASRASTLSNAVSSLANTGISFTKVDEREKQAALEEEQSRLKALKEQRLKELQKNPAAATTDSSPVSTVGGTINSAPAIDLFSTPSSTNSTSKAANELLDLQPAFQQALPLSTTNTWGGFTASPTPQQPQNSRGLNVDFDSVFGNNTNANNIESTVASSPSQGMTLNGQQSHKLVSNDLDSSLANLVGNLGIGNGTTKNDLHWSQPGEKKLTGGTNWQPKTAPSTTWNPATMAPSVMAFPTTTPTGMMAYAMPPHMGSMMMTQPTVMYTQPVMRPANPFGANPGAQMQFM; via the exons aCTTGATTCAGTGCACAAATGAGATGAATGTGAACATCCCTCAGCTGGCTGACACACTGTTTGAGAGGACCACCAACACCAGCTGGGTGGTTGTCTTCAAGTCCCTCACCGCCACACACCATCTGATGGTTTACGGCAATGAG AGATTTATACAGTACCTGGCGTCAAGGAACACACTATTCAACCTCAGCAattttctggacaaaagtggcTTACAAG GCTATGATATGTCAACGTTCATAAGGAGATACAGCCGCTACCTGAATGAGAAGGCCGTGTCCTACAGACAAGTTGCTTTCGACTTCACTAAAGTGAAAAGAGG GTCTGATGGAGTGATGAGAACCATGAACACAGAGAAACTCCTCAAGACCATCCCTATCATCCAGAATCAGATGGATGTGTTACTTGATTTCAAT GTCAATGCCAATGAACTGACAAATGGTGTGATCAACGCAGCGTTCATGCTTCTGTTCAAAGATGCGATCCGACTGTTTGCAGCATACAATGAAGGAATAATCAACCTCCTGG AGAAATACTTTGACATGAAGAAAGTCCAGTGCAAAGAAGGCCTTGACATCTACAAGAAATTCCTTACGCGAATGACAAGAATCTCAGAGTTCCTCAAAGTTGCAGAG CAGGTCGGAATTGATCGAGGGGACATCCCAGATCTGTCTCAG GCCCCCAGTAGCCTGCTTGATGCCCTGGAGCAGCACTTGGCCTCTTTAGAGGGAAAGAAAGTCAAAGACTCCACAGCAGCCAGCAG GGCTAGCACCCTCTCCAATGCGGTCTCCTCCCTGGCCAACACAGGCATATCTTTCACCAAAGTGGACGAAAGGGAAAAACAGGCAGCCCTGGAGGAAGAGCAATCTCGCCTAAAAGCACTAAag GAGCAGCGTCTGAAAGAGCTCCAGAAGAATCCCGCTGCAGCGACCACAGACTCCTCCCCTGTCTCCACGGTGGGCGGGACCATCAACTCAGCACCTGCCATTGACCTCTTCTCCACCCCCAGCTCCACCAACAG CACCTCTAAGGCAGCCAATGAACTGCTGGACCTGCAGCCGGCTTTCCAGCAGGCGCTGCCTCTCTCCACCACCAACACATGGGGAG GGTTTACAGCCTCCCCAACTCCCCAGCAGCCACAGAACTCTCGAGGCCTTAACGTTGACTTTGACTCAGTATTTGGCAACAACACCAATGCCAACAACATAGAATCTACAG TGGCATCCTCACCCAGTCAGGGCATGACCCTGAACGGCCAACAGTCCCACAAACTGGTATCCAATGACCTGGACTCGTCGCTGGCCAATCTTGTCGGAA ATCTGGGAATTGGCAACGGCACAACAAAGAA TGATCTTCACTGGAGTCAGCCTGGCGAGAAGAAGCTGACAGGCGGAACCAACTGGCAACCCAAGACAGCTCCTTCTACCACCTGGAACCCTGCAACCATG GCACCATCTGTCATGGCCTTCCCCACAACCACACCGACAGGCATGATGGCATATGCAATG CCTCCCCACATGGGCTCCATGATGATGACACAGCCCACTGTGATGTATACCCAGCCTGTGATGAGGCCAGCCAACCCCTTTGGCGCCAATCCAGGTGCACAG aTGCAGTTTATGTAA
- the picalma gene encoding phosphatidylinositol binding clathrin assembly protein a isoform X11, whose amino-acid sequence MSGQSITDRITAAQHSVTGSAISKTVCKATTHEIMGPKKKHLDYLIQCTNEMNVNIPQLADTLFERTTNTSWVVVFKSLTATHHLMVYGNERFIQYLASRNTLFNLSNFLDKSGLQGYDMSTFIRRYSRYLNEKAVSYRQVAFDFTKVKRGSDGVMRTMNTEKLLKTIPIIQNQMDVLLDFNVNANELTNGVINAAFMLLFKDAIRLFAAYNEGIINLLEKYFDMKKVQCKEGLDIYKKFLTRMTRISEFLKVAEQVGIDRGDIPDLSQAPSSLLDALEQHLASLEGKKVKDSTAASRASTLSNAVSSLANTGISFTKVDEREKQAALEEEQSRLKALKEQRLKELQKNPAAATTDSSPVSTVGGTINSAPAIDLFSTPSSTNSTSKAANELLDLQPAFQQALPLSTTNTWGDSFCGPSLYNTTPLFQSEPPAVAGLFRGFTASPTPQQPQNSRGLNVDFDSVFGNNTNANNIESTGGILKPTVASSPSQGMTLNGQQSHKLVSNDLDSSLANLVGNLGIGNGTTKNDLHWSQPGEKKLTGGTNWQPKTAPSTTWNPATMAPSVMAFPTTTPTGMMAYAMPPHMGSMMMTQPTVMYTQPVMRPANPFGANPGAQMQFM is encoded by the exons aCTTGATTCAGTGCACAAATGAGATGAATGTGAACATCCCTCAGCTGGCTGACACACTGTTTGAGAGGACCACCAACACCAGCTGGGTGGTTGTCTTCAAGTCCCTCACCGCCACACACCATCTGATGGTTTACGGCAATGAG AGATTTATACAGTACCTGGCGTCAAGGAACACACTATTCAACCTCAGCAattttctggacaaaagtggcTTACAAG GCTATGATATGTCAACGTTCATAAGGAGATACAGCCGCTACCTGAATGAGAAGGCCGTGTCCTACAGACAAGTTGCTTTCGACTTCACTAAAGTGAAAAGAGG GTCTGATGGAGTGATGAGAACCATGAACACAGAGAAACTCCTCAAGACCATCCCTATCATCCAGAATCAGATGGATGTGTTACTTGATTTCAAT GTCAATGCCAATGAACTGACAAATGGTGTGATCAACGCAGCGTTCATGCTTCTGTTCAAAGATGCGATCCGACTGTTTGCAGCATACAATGAAGGAATAATCAACCTCCTGG AGAAATACTTTGACATGAAGAAAGTCCAGTGCAAAGAAGGCCTTGACATCTACAAGAAATTCCTTACGCGAATGACAAGAATCTCAGAGTTCCTCAAAGTTGCAGAG CAGGTCGGAATTGATCGAGGGGACATCCCAGATCTGTCTCAG GCCCCCAGTAGCCTGCTTGATGCCCTGGAGCAGCACTTGGCCTCTTTAGAGGGAAAGAAAGTCAAAGACTCCACAGCAGCCAGCAG GGCTAGCACCCTCTCCAATGCGGTCTCCTCCCTGGCCAACACAGGCATATCTTTCACCAAAGTGGACGAAAGGGAAAAACAGGCAGCCCTGGAGGAAGAGCAATCTCGCCTAAAAGCACTAAag GAGCAGCGTCTGAAAGAGCTCCAGAAGAATCCCGCTGCAGCGACCACAGACTCCTCCCCTGTCTCCACGGTGGGCGGGACCATCAACTCAGCACCTGCCATTGACCTCTTCTCCACCCCCAGCTCCACCAACAG CACCTCTAAGGCAGCCAATGAACTGCTGGACCTGCAGCCGGCTTTCCAGCAGGCGCTGCCTCTCTCCACCACCAACACATGGGGAG ACTCCTTCTGTGGGCCAAGCCTTTACAACACTACTCCACTCTTCCAATCTGAGCCCCCTGCTGTAGCTGGTCTATTCAGAG GGTTTACAGCCTCCCCAACTCCCCAGCAGCCACAGAACTCTCGAGGCCTTAACGTTGACTTTGACTCAGTATTTGGCAACAACACCAATGCCAACAACATAGAATCTACAG GTGGCATCCTCAAACCCACAGTGGCATCCTCACCCAGTCAGGGCATGACCCTGAACGGCCAACAGTCCCACAAACTGGTATCCAATGACCTGGACTCGTCGCTGGCCAATCTTGTCGGAA ATCTGGGAATTGGCAACGGCACAACAAAGAA TGATCTTCACTGGAGTCAGCCTGGCGAGAAGAAGCTGACAGGCGGAACCAACTGGCAACCCAAGACAGCTCCTTCTACCACCTGGAACCCTGCAACCATG GCACCATCTGTCATGGCCTTCCCCACAACCACACCGACAGGCATGATGGCATATGCAATG CCTCCCCACATGGGCTCCATGATGATGACACAGCCCACTGTGATGTATACCCAGCCTGTGATGAGGCCAGCCAACCCCTTTGGCGCCAATCCAGGTGCACAG aTGCAGTTTATGTAA
- the picalma gene encoding phosphatidylinositol binding clathrin assembly protein a isoform X2 has product MSGQSITDRITAAQHSVTGSAISKTVCKATTHEIMGPKKKHLDYLIQCTNEMNVNIPQLADTLFERTTNTSWVVVFKSLTATHHLMVYGNERFIQYLASRNTLFNLSNFLDKSGLQGYDMSTFIRRYSRYLNEKAVSYRQVAFDFTKVKRGSDGVMRTMNTEKLLKTIPIIQNQMDVLLDFNVNANELTNGVINAAFMLLFKDAIRLFAAYNEGIINLLEKYFDMKKVQCKEGLDIYKKFLTRMTRISEFLKVAEQVGIDRGDIPDLSQAPSSLLDALEQHLASLEGKKVKDSTAASRASTLSNAVSSLANTGISFTKVDEREKQAALEEEQSRLKALKRLKELQKNPAAATTDSSPVSTVGGTINSAPAIDLFSTPSSTNSTSKAANELLDLQPAFQQALPLSTTNTWGDPFTSAAEAVEESIPNSNPFLTLPVVDAVQLSTASSDAGSLSSRTPSHEVFDHYNPFFDSNSSLASDLDTAAQIETFITDSFCGPSLYNTTPLFQSEPPAVAGLFRGFTASPTPQQPQNSRGLNVDFDSVFGNNTNANNIESTDVLGGILKPTVASSPSQGMTLNGQQSHKLVSNDLDSSLANLVGNLGIGNGTTKNDLHWSQPGEKKLTGGTNWQPKTAPSTTWNPATMAPSVMAFPTTTPTGMMAYAMPPHMGSMMMTQPTVMYTQPVMRPANPFGANPGAQMQFM; this is encoded by the exons aCTTGATTCAGTGCACAAATGAGATGAATGTGAACATCCCTCAGCTGGCTGACACACTGTTTGAGAGGACCACCAACACCAGCTGGGTGGTTGTCTTCAAGTCCCTCACCGCCACACACCATCTGATGGTTTACGGCAATGAG AGATTTATACAGTACCTGGCGTCAAGGAACACACTATTCAACCTCAGCAattttctggacaaaagtggcTTACAAG GCTATGATATGTCAACGTTCATAAGGAGATACAGCCGCTACCTGAATGAGAAGGCCGTGTCCTACAGACAAGTTGCTTTCGACTTCACTAAAGTGAAAAGAGG GTCTGATGGAGTGATGAGAACCATGAACACAGAGAAACTCCTCAAGACCATCCCTATCATCCAGAATCAGATGGATGTGTTACTTGATTTCAAT GTCAATGCCAATGAACTGACAAATGGTGTGATCAACGCAGCGTTCATGCTTCTGTTCAAAGATGCGATCCGACTGTTTGCAGCATACAATGAAGGAATAATCAACCTCCTGG AGAAATACTTTGACATGAAGAAAGTCCAGTGCAAAGAAGGCCTTGACATCTACAAGAAATTCCTTACGCGAATGACAAGAATCTCAGAGTTCCTCAAAGTTGCAGAG CAGGTCGGAATTGATCGAGGGGACATCCCAGATCTGTCTCAG GCCCCCAGTAGCCTGCTTGATGCCCTGGAGCAGCACTTGGCCTCTTTAGAGGGAAAGAAAGTCAAAGACTCCACAGCAGCCAGCAG GGCTAGCACCCTCTCCAATGCGGTCTCCTCCCTGGCCAACACAGGCATATCTTTCACCAAAGTGGACGAAAGGGAAAAACAGGCAGCCCTGGAGGAAGAGCAATCTCGCCTAAAAGCACTAAag CGTCTGAAAGAGCTCCAGAAGAATCCCGCTGCAGCGACCACAGACTCCTCCCCTGTCTCCACGGTGGGCGGGACCATCAACTCAGCACCTGCCATTGACCTCTTCTCCACCCCCAGCTCCACCAACAG CACCTCTAAGGCAGCCAATGAACTGCTGGACCTGCAGCCGGCTTTCCAGCAGGCGCTGCCTCTCTCCACCACCAACACATGGGGAG ATCCTTTCACCTCTGCTGCAGAAGCTGTGGAGGAATCCATTCCAAACTCAAACCCTTTCCTCACACTACCTGTTGTCGATGCTGTCCAGCTGTCCACGGCGTCCTCAGACGCTGGCAGTCTGTCCTCTAGGACACCTAGCCATGAAGTGTTTG ATCATTACAATCCCTTTTTTGACTCAAACTCTTCCCTGGCGTCTGATCTTGACACTGCTGCGCAGATAGAGACATTTATCACAG ACTCCTTCTGTGGGCCAAGCCTTTACAACACTACTCCACTCTTCCAATCTGAGCCCCCTGCTGTAGCTGGTCTATTCAGAG GGTTTACAGCCTCCCCAACTCCCCAGCAGCCACAGAACTCTCGAGGCCTTAACGTTGACTTTGACTCAGTATTTGGCAACAACACCAATGCCAACAACATAGAATCTACAG ATGTTTTAGGTGGCATCCTCAAACCCACAGTGGCATCCTCACCCAGTCAGGGCATGACCCTGAACGGCCAACAGTCCCACAAACTGGTATCCAATGACCTGGACTCGTCGCTGGCCAATCTTGTCGGAA ATCTGGGAATTGGCAACGGCACAACAAAGAA TGATCTTCACTGGAGTCAGCCTGGCGAGAAGAAGCTGACAGGCGGAACCAACTGGCAACCCAAGACAGCTCCTTCTACCACCTGGAACCCTGCAACCATG GCACCATCTGTCATGGCCTTCCCCACAACCACACCGACAGGCATGATGGCATATGCAATG CCTCCCCACATGGGCTCCATGATGATGACACAGCCCACTGTGATGTATACCCAGCCTGTGATGAGGCCAGCCAACCCCTTTGGCGCCAATCCAGGTGCACAG aTGCAGTTTATGTAA